The region GCGACCGGTTCGTGGAGCGCGTCCGCCTGCACCAGTGGGCGAGCGGGCAGGCCCTGCCGCCCCGCCCGCTGTCCGCCCTGCTCGCGGGCACCGGGGTCGACCTGGTCGTGGACCGGGTGGAGTCCCTGGACCCGGAGCGGCGCACCGTGTCCCTGCGCGGCGGGGGCCCGCTCGGCTACGACCTCCTGGTCAACGCCCTGGGCAGCCGGTCCGGGCGGCCGCCGGGGGTGGGCCCCGGCCCGCTCCCCGACCACCTGCACTCCGTCAACGAGGCCGACCACGGGGACCGGTTGCGCGCCCGGCTGGCGGGCGCCCGGTCGGTGGCCGTCGTCGGCGGCGGGCTGACCGGGCTGGAGGCCGTCACCGAACTCGCCGAGACCCGCCCGGAGCTGGAGGTCCACCTGGTCACGGGGCGCGCCGCGGGCGCGGACCTGTCCGCCCGGGGCGCCCGCTACCTGCGGAGCGTCCTCGCCGACCTGGGGGTGCGCGTCCACGAGGGCTCCCCGGCGGCGGAGGTCCCACCCGAGGGGCCGGTGCGCGCCGACGGGCGGCTCGTGCCCGCCGACACCACGGTGTGGACGGCCGGGTTCCGGGTGCCGGAACCGGCCGGCGCGGCCGGACTGGAGGTCACCGGGGCCGGGCGGATGGTGGTGGACGAGGGGCTCCGCTCGGTCTCCCACCCCGAGGTCTACGGGGTCGGGGACGCGGCCGCCGCCCGCCGCCCGCCGGTCCGACGGCCGGGAGCTGCGCATGGCCTGCGCCACGGGCATCCCGGGGGCGCAGCACGCCGTGCAGTCGATGGCCGCGCACCTGGCGGGGCGGCCGGTGCGGCCGATGCGGTTCCGCTACTTCAACCAGTGCCTCAGCCTGGGGCGGCGGCGGGGGCTCATCCAGTTCGTGCGCGCGGACGACTCGCCGGTCGAACGGATCCTGACCGGGCGTGCGGCCGCCGTCTACAAGGAGGCGATGGTCCGGGGGGCGTACCTGGCCCAGCGGCACCCCTGGATCCCGGTCTCGGCCTGAGGAGGTGCGGGCCCGGCCGCGGACGGGGAGCGTCCGCGGCCGGGCCGGCGGGGTCTGCGCGGAGGGGTCGGCGCGGGGCGGGGGTCAGCCCTGCGCGTCGGGGGCGGGGGCGGGCACGGGGAGGCGCTCGCGCTCGTTGTTGAGCAGCTCCATGGCGTCGGCGAAGTGCTCGCCCATGACGTTGGTGAGCTGGACGGCCATCTCCTGGGCCAGCACCGCGTCCACGGCCTGCTGGGCCAGGGGGCGGACCTTGCGGATGACCTCGGCGACCTCGGCCGGGTCCTCGGTGCGCAGCACCGTGCCGGGGGCGTACTCGGCGATGATGTGGTCGGCGACCAGGCGTGTCATGTGCTCGGCGACGTGGCCGATCTTGTCGCGCAGGTTCTCGGCGATGTCGAGCACGGAGCCCACGGTCATGCCCATGCGCACCAGCTCGACGCCGGCGTGCAGCAGGCGGGGGCTGGGCACCCGGAAGCGCAGGCCGTCGCGCTCGATCACCCCCAGGTCCAGTGCGCGCTTTATGGTCTTGGGGTTCACCCCCTTGCCGAACAGTTCGCGCAGGTCGCCCAGGGTGAGGTAGTCGGCGATCTCGTCGCTCCAGGCGTCGCCGATCGCCGACTCGAAGCCGAGGATGTCGGAGAGGTCGCCGCCGCGCTCCCAGACCTGGAACATCTCGCCGATGTTGGCGAAGGTGTACCCGCGCCGCAGCAGCTGGCCGATCAGCCGCAGACGTGCCAGGTGCGCCTCGGAGTAGATGCCCACGCGGCCCTCACGGCGGGGCGGGGCGAGCAGCCCCCGGTCCTGGTACACCCGGACGTTGCGCACCGTCGTATCGGCCAGCCGGGCGAGTTCGTCTATACGGTATTCGGCCATGGCTCCAGCCTAGAGACACCCGCGAACGCTACTTGTCAGTATCTTCCCGGTGCGGACGCTAACGACCATGACAACAGACGCTGTCAGGTTTGCGACACGAGTGCAAGAACCCGCACATCCGCCCCGAGGGGGAACATCCCTCCGCCGGATCGGATCGCGGTTCCGTGACACACCGCGTCCCTTCGACCGCGCGAGGACTTCCCCAATCCCTCTTCTCGGCCACCCGAAACCCTCCACCGCCACACCCCGGCCTCCGGCACGCCCCGCACACCGGGGGCGACGGACGGTGAACCTACTCGCGAGTAAATTTCCGGCTTCACCCCATTGCATTGTGACAATGCTCGTTGTAACGTTCCGGCAATGACTGTGGAGGAGATCACATGACGACCCCCTTGCCGCGCCATCTGCGCAGGCTGCCAGGCCTGAACGCCATCGTCACCGGCGCCTCCGGGGCCTTCGGCAGCGCCACGGTGGCCGTCCTGCGGCACCTCGGAGTGAACGTCATCGGCATCGACCGCAAGCCCGCCCCCGGCGTCATCGGCTGCGACATCACCGACGACGAGCAGGTGCGCCAGGGCATCGCCGAGGCCCTCGAACGCCTCGACGGCCGGCTGGACCTGCTCATCCACTACGCGGGCGTCGGCCCGGCCGTCGACGTCGGCCAGGCCCCGGACGTCCACGTCCACCAGGCCCTGGAGGTCAACCTGCTGGGCACCTGGCGGGTCACCGCGGCCGCCGTGCCCGCCCTCCTCCGCAGCCACGGCCGCGTCGTCATCACCGCGTCCCTGCTCGCCAACCTCCAGCTGCCGTTCGCCGGCGCCTACACGGTGTCCAAGCGCGCCGTCACCGCCTACGCGGACTGCCTGCGCGCCGAGTACGGCTCCCACATCGGGGTCACCACCGTCTACCCCGGCTACGTGGACACCCCGATCCACAACAGCTCCCGTGCCACCGGCGTCGCGCTCGACGGCCTCGTCCCCGCCGAGACCGAACGCGACACCGTCATGGCCGTGGTCCGGGCCGCCGGGGCCAGGCACGCACCGCGCGACGTGGCCTCCACCGCGCTCGGAACCGCCGGACTGCACCTGTTCCGGTACTTCCCCGGCACCACGGAGCAGATCGTCGACTTGCGGATCGGTCTGCTCCTCGCCGGCGGCGCCTTCGCCGACGCGGAGATCGCCCGGGGACTCCACGCACGTCACGGCAGCCCCGTACCCCAGCCGACGGCGTCCTGAGGAGGACGAGAATGACCGCAGAGATCACCGCCAAGCCCAAGATCACCGACCGGGAGGACATCGCCAAGCGCCTCCTGCGCGGATCGGCCAAGGCCTCCTTCGACCCGCTGGTCGAGATCGACTGGGACGCCCCGGTCGACCCCGACATGTGGGCCATCCGCCCCGAGCGGATCTCCATCTACGGGACCCCGCTGTGGGACTCCCTGAGCGAGGAGAAGCGCAAGGAGCTCAGCCGCCTGGAGGTCGCCAGCGTCGCGACCATCGGCATCTGGTTCGAGACCATCCTCATGCAGATGCTGGTGCGGCACGCGTACCGCAACGACCCCACCACGCTGCACGTCCAGTACGCCTACACCGAGATCGCCGACGAGTGCCGCCACACGGTCATGTTCGCGAAGATGGTGGAGAAGCTCGGCTGGCACACCCACCGGCTCGACCCGGTCGCCTACCACCTGGGCCGCCTCTTCAAGGCGATCGCCCACGGCCCGCTGATCTTCGCCGGCGCCCTGTTCGTCGAGGAGGTCCTGGACCAGCTCCAGCGGGAGGCGATCCCGGACGAGCAGATCCTGCCCCTGGTCCGCTCGGTCGCGCGCATCCACGTGACCGAGGAGGCGCGGCACATGCGCTACGCCCGCGAGGAGTTCCAGCGCGACTGGGTCCGGCGCGGCGCCCTCAACAAGGCCTACAGCAAGGTCGTGCTGGGCCTGGTCACCTACTACTCGGCGACCCGCCTGATCAACCCCAAGGTCTACGAGCAGGTCGGGCTGGACCCCCGCGAGGCCTACAGGGCCGCGCACGCCAACCCGCACTGGACCGACACCAAGACCTGGGCGGCCCGCAAGGTCGTCGGCACGCTCGACACCGCCGGGGCCATCACCGGCCTGGGCCGCTACTTCTGGAGGAAGGCCGGCCTGCTGGGCCGCTGACCTCCCCGGGCGCCCCGGCGCCCACCCCAGACCCCGCCGTCGGAAGGCGAACGCGCCACGCCTTCCGACGGCGGACCCGGCCTCCCGGGGGCGTACGCGCCACGCTCCCGGGAGTCGGCTCCCCGGAGGGCGGAACGCGCCACCTCCCTCCGGGGCGGCACTCCCCCGGGGGCGTAACGCGCCACGCCCCCGGGGGACCACACCCCCCGGCCCGCAGCGGACCCCTCGCGCGGGCCGGTCGCACGAAGGGATCGACAGTGACCGACGCACCACCGCACTTCCGGGTGGCCATCATCGGGTCCGGGTTCGCCGGGCTCGGCATGGCCGTCCGGCTCAAGCAGGCAGGGCTGCGGGACCCGAGGGACTTCGTGGTCCTGGAGCGGGCCGACGACGTCGGCGGCACCTGGCGCGACAACTCCTACCCGGGTGCGGCCTGCGACGTCCCCTCGCACCTGTACTCCTTCTCCTTCGCGCCCAACCCCACCTGGAGCCGGACCTTCTCCCCCCAGCCCGAGATCTTCGCCTACATCAAGCGGGTCGCCGGGGAGTACGGGATCCACAGGCACGTGCGCTACGGCCACGAGGTGCTCTCCGCCCACTGGGACCCCGCGGGCAACCGCTGGCGGATCGAGACCTCCCGGGGGCCGTTCACCGCCCAGTTCCTGGTCAGCGGCGCCGGCCCCCTCGCCGACCCGGCCCTGCCGGACATCAAGGGGATCGACACGTTCGAGGGCCGGATGTTCCACTCGGCCGACTGGGACCACGGCCACGACCTCACCGGCCGCAGGGTGGCCGTGATCGGCACCGGCGCCTCCGCCATCCAGTTCGTGCCGCGGATCCAGCCCGAGGTCGGGCGGCTGTCGCTGTTCCAGCGCACCGCGCCCTGGGTGATGTTCCGGCACGACCGCGACATCACCAGGGCCGAGGGCTGGCTGTACCGGAACCTGCCCCTCACCCAGCAGATCGCCCGCAAGAGCATCTACTGGGGGCGGGAGACCTACATCCTCGGCTTCGCCAAGAACCCCCGGCTGCTGTCGGTCGTGGAGCGGCTGGGCCGGGCCAACATCGCCCGCAGCATCAAGGACCCCGCGCTGCGAGCCAAGGTCACCCCGGACTTCCGCGCCGGGTGCAAGCGCATCCTGATGTCCAACGACTACTACCCCGCGCTGGCGCAGCCCAACGTGGACGTGGTCACCGACGGGATCGCCGAGATCCGCCCGGACTCGGTCGTCACCAGGGACGCCGCGGGGCGGGAGACCGAGCACAGGGTGGACACGATCATCCTGGGCACCGGCTTCCACGTGACCGACCCGCCGGTCGCCCACCGGATCTTCAACTCCGAGGGCCGGTCCCTGGCCGACCACTGGGGGAGCAACGTGCAGGCGTTCCGCGGCACCACGATCGCGGGGTTCCCGAACGCGTTCATCCTGGCCGGCCCCAACACGGGGCTGGGCCACACCTCGCAGGTCTTCATGATCGAGGCCCAGATCCGGTACACCCTCCAGGCGCTCAAGTACCTGTGCCGCCAGGGGCTGGACCGGCTGGAGGTGCGGCCGGAGGCGCAGCGCTCCTACAACGAGATGGTCGCCAGGAGCATGGAGGGCACCGTCTGGGTGACCGGCGGCTGCGACAGCTGGTACCTCAACGAGGAGGGGCGCAACACCACCCTGTGGCCCACCTTCACCTGGGACTTCGCGCTGCGCACCCGCTGGTTCGACCCGCACAACTACGACCTGAGGGTCGACCGCGGCGCCCGCGCGGCCGCCTGAGCGAAGGAGGATGCGATGAGCGGTTTCGACGACGACGAAGAGGAGTACCGGGGCGAGGTGAGCCTCGTCCCCCTCGGCGGCGACGGCGCGCCCTCGGCCGAGCCGATCACCGCGCGGTGCCACGTGGCCGGGCACTTCTCCCCCCTCACCGGCGACTACCGGTGGTCGGGGCGGCTGTCGCCCTCCCCGGAGGTCACGGCGGCCTACGAGAACGGGGTGCGCACCGTCCTGATCCGCACCCCGGACGGGCACGAGGGGGTCGCGGCCCTGGCCGAGCCCAACCTGTGGGGCGGGCACCCGGTGAGCGGCTCGGGCACCCCGCCCTACCCGGTCCCGCAGATCGACCTGAGCGACCTGCTCGACTGAACCCCCGAACGAGAGGTATCCCGATGGCGATCCGACACCTGGGTCCGGCCCGCGAGACGCGGGTGGTCTCCGACGACGGCACGGAACTGCACGTGGAGGTGCGCGGCCCGGCGAGCGGCCCGACCGTGGTGTTCTCCCACTGCTGGGCGACGTCGCTGGCCTCCTGGGGGCCCGTGGTCCGGCTGCTCGACGAGGACCTGCGGGTGGTGCTGTACGACCAGCGCGGGCACGGCCGCACCCCGGTGCCGCTGACCCCGGCCGGGTACGGGGAGGAGAAGCTGGCCGACGACCTGTGCGCGGTGCTGGCGGCGACCGTCCCGGACGGCGAGCGCGCCGTGGTGGCGGGGCACAGCATGGGCGGGATGACGGTCATGGCCGCGGGGGACCGCGAGGTCTTCCGGGAGAAGGCCGCGGCGGTGCTGCTCACCAACACCGGGTGCACGCAGCTGACCGGGAGGACCACCGCGATCCCGCTGCCCAAGGTCCTGGGGCGGTCGGCGGCGGCCGCGTTCACGCTGCGGGCCCCGTTGCCGCTGGGCCCGCGCAACCCGGCGACCACGGCCGCGCTGAAGTTCATCGCGATGAGCCCGGGCGCCGACCCGCGCATGGTGCGGCTGTGCGCGCGCATGGTGCACGCCTGCAACCCGGTCGCGCGCGGCCGCTGGGGCGACATGATGAACCGGCTGGACCTGGACGCGACGGTCCGCGCGATCTCCGCGCCGACCGTGGTCGTGGCGGGCGCCGAGGACCGCATGACCCCGCCCTGGCACGCGCACCACATCGCCTCCCTGGTGCAGGACTGCGCGGAGGTCGTGGAGGTGCCGGGCGCGGGGCACATGGGGCCGTTGGAGTTCCCGGACGTCCTGGCCGACCGCGTCGGGAAGCTGGCCGCGAACCACCTGGGCGCCTCCCCGGCCCGCTGACCGCGCCGGCGGGCGGCGCTCCCGGACCCCTCCGGGGCCGCCGCCCGGCCTGACCGCCCGGCCGCGGCCGGGCGGTCAGGCCGGGTCGTGGACGAGGGTGGGGACCACGTGCTCGGAGACCTCCGAGTGGACCTGGTGCAGCCGCGCCTGGACGGCGCGCCGCAGCTTGGCCAGGCACTCGACCAGGGTGATGTCGTCGCCCACCAGGCCGCCCTTGGCCACCACCGGCGTCCCGTCGAGCGGGCCGCCCGTGATGTGGCCGTGGACCGCCAGGGGGACCACCTCTCCGCCCACGTCGAAGGCGTGCACGCCCAGCTCGTCGAACAGCCCCGAGACCAGGTCCCCGCCCGTCAGGTACAGCCCGCTGGGCAGGGCGTGCGCGCCCGTGCTGTCGGCGATCTCCTGGACGGTGTCCGCGACCAGCCGGGCGATGCGGACCGGCAGCTCGGCCCTGACCCGCCCCGGCAGCGCGCGCACCCGCTCGGAGGTGGTGACCACCCGCAGCACGCACACGTCCGGGAACCCCGACGCCAGCAGCTTCTCCGTCAGCTCCGCCGCGACCTCGTCGGCGTGGTCCCCGTCGGGGTCGGCGAAGGCCACCGCGTCCAGGTCCACGAAGCGGACCGCGCCGGTGCGCGCCACCGTCGCCAGCTGCCGCCGGGTCAGGTCGGTGGTGCTGGCCACCACCCCCAGCAGGGGCCCGCGGGTGCCCGCCTGGCCGCGCAGCCGCAGGGCGTAGGCGAGCAGCGCCCCCGTGGGCCCCGGGTCGACCGAGACCCATACGGTGCCGTCGTCGTGGTGGGCGGCCGCGGCGGCCTCGGCGATGTCGGTGAGGTGCTGCTCGCTGGTGGCGTCGCACAACACCACCGGCTCGTCCCCCGCCAGCAGTTCGGCGGTGAGCATGCTCTGGGTGACCTGGCGGACCGGGACGTGCCGGACGGCCAGGCCGGACTGGGCGGCCACGATGTCGGCGACCGCGCCGGTGGTCATCGGGTGCAGCGGGTCGTGGGCGAGCTCGGTGTCCTGGAGGGGGACCCCGTTGAGGAGCTGGACGCCGTTCTCGGTGGTGCGCCCGCTCCCCGGGAAGGCCGGGGCGAGCAGCACCCGCACCCGGGTCCCCGCGGGCACCCGCTCGCGCACCTCCCGGTAGGCGGCCTCCAGCTCCGCGCCGACGTTGCCGCGCAGGGTCGAGTCGGTCCGCTTGACCACCAGGCCCACCGGCCAGACCGCCTCCACCACGTCGGCGATCAGGTCGACCGCCTGCTCGGCGGGGACGTGCCGGCTGTCGAGGTTGGCGACCACCACGTCGTAGTCCCCCGCGACCCGGCTGACGTGCTCGGGGGTCACGGTGGCCACCCGCATCCCGGTGCGCGCGAACCGGGCCCCGGTCGCATTGGCACCGGTGAGGTCGTCTGCGACCACGAGGACCTGGGCCACGGGAGTCTCCTTCGGCGAAACGCTCGGGTAACCTCCCTCCAACATAGGCCCGTACGGGCGTGCGCGGGGCCGAACGGCACCGGCGGAAGGGCTCACTCCCCCCGCCGCGGGCGGCGCAGGAGCGCCAGGGAGAGGGCGCAGCCCAGGGCGAGGGCCGCGGCCGCGCCCAGCGCGACGGCGGCGAAGCCCCGCCCGGACAGGGCCGCGGCGAGCTGCGGTCCCGCGCCCGCCCCGACGAACAGCGCGAAGGTGTACAGGGCGGTGGCGGTGGCCCGGGCCCGTCCGGCCCGCGCCCCGACGGCCTGGACCAGGGCGGGGGCGGCGACGGCGACGCACCCGGCGAGGACCGCCAGGAGAACGCCCACGGCGAGGGGGCCCGCGTCGGCGAACGGGGCGAGCAGGGCGGCGGTGAGCGCCGCCCCGGCCAGGGAGGCGCAGATCCTGGCCTCGGGGGCGGAGCGGGCCAGGACACCGGAGAGCAGGGGGACCGCGAACATGGCGGGCAGCGCGCCCGCGCGCAGGGCCAGGAGCGCGCCCGGGTCCGGGGCGGGGCCGTCCGGACCGGCGAGTTCCAGCCCGCCGTACACGGCGACGAGGCCGAGCAGCACCGTGGCGGTGGCGCCGTAGAGGACGGGCAGCCCCGGGGTGCGCAGCAGGGCGGGGATGCCGCCGGGGGCTCCGGCGGCGGTGTCGGCGGGCGCCTCGTCGGGGGCCAGCGCGAACCGCAGGAGCAGCGCCGCCGCGGCCAGGCAGAGCGCTCCGGCGAAGAACACCCAGCGCCAGCCCGCGGCCTGGCCGACCGCCTGGGCGGCGAGCTGTCCGATGACGGCGGAGGCGAGGAAGGAGCTGGTGAGCCAGGTGATGGCGGTGACCCGGCGGTGCGCCGGGACGCGGGCCGCGACGTACCCGAAGGCGGCGGGGGCGAAGGAGGCCGCCGCGAGCCCCTGGAGCGCCCGCAGGGCCAGGCCGGAGACGGCGTCGGGGGCCAGCGGGAGCGCGGCCGTCAGCAGGGCCGTGGCGGGGGCTCCCAGGAGGATCACCCGGCGCGGTCCGTAGCGGTCGGCGGCCGGCCCCCAGGCGAGGAAGCCGGCGGCGTAGGCGACGGCGAACGCGGTCACCGCCCAGGCCGCGGTGGAGCGGTCCGTGTCCCAGTCGGCGGCGACGGGTCCCAGGACGGGGAGGACCGCGTAGAGCTGGCCGACGACCAGGACGCCGGTGACGGCCAGGGCCGGGACGGCGAGGGGGTGCGCGGACGCTCCCGGGCCCCGGGCGGTCCTGTCGGTGGTCTGTGGTGAGGGCATGGCACCATCATTAAAAACCAACTGGTTGGTTGTCAACAGTCGAGAAACCAACCGGTTGGTGGTGGCCTACGATCGGGGGATGCGCAACGCCGACCGCACCGAGAACACCCGCGCCCTCCTCCTCCGGGCGGCGCGCGAGGAATTCGCCGCACACGGCATCGCCGGGGCCCGGGTGGACCGGATCGCCGAGCGCGCCGGGGTCAACAAGCAGCGCATCTACGCCCACTTCGGCGACAAGGAGCAGCTCTTCCGCCACGTGGTCGCGGACGCCCTGGACGAGCTCTCCCGGGCCGTGACCCTCACCGACGACGCCGACCCCGGCGAGTACGTCGCGCGCGTCTTCGACTACCACCGAGCCCGCCCCGAACTGCTGCGCCTCTTCCTCTGGGAGGCCCTGCACTACGGGGACTCGCCCCTGCCCGGCGAGGAGGAGCGCGCCCGCCTCTACGACGCCAAGACCGCCTCCCTCTCCGAGGCCCTGGGCGGCGGGGTGCCCGAGGCCGAGGTGCGGCTGATCCTGCTGACCCTCATCGGCATGGCCGCGTGGCCGCAGATCACCCCGCAGCTGGCCCGCCTGGTGCTCGGCGGGGGCGGCTCCGGGCCCGACCCGGAGCG is a window of Nocardiopsis changdeensis DNA encoding:
- a CDS encoding MerR family transcriptional regulator produces the protein MAEYRIDELARLADTTVRNVRVYQDRGLLAPPRREGRVGIYSEAHLARLRLIGQLLRRGYTFANIGEMFQVWERGGDLSDILGFESAIGDAWSDEIADYLTLGDLRELFGKGVNPKTIKRALDLGVIERDGLRFRVPSPRLLHAGVELVRMGMTVGSVLDIAENLRDKIGHVAEHMTRLVADHIIAEYAPGTVLRTEDPAEVAEVIRKVRPLAQQAVDAVLAQEMAVQLTNVMGEHFADAMELLNNERERLPVPAPAPDAQG
- a CDS encoding SDR family NAD(P)-dependent oxidoreductase, with the translated sequence MTTPLPRHLRRLPGLNAIVTGASGAFGSATVAVLRHLGVNVIGIDRKPAPGVIGCDITDDEQVRQGIAEALERLDGRLDLLIHYAGVGPAVDVGQAPDVHVHQALEVNLLGTWRVTAAAVPALLRSHGRVVITASLLANLQLPFAGAYTVSKRAVTAYADCLRAEYGSHIGVTTVYPGYVDTPIHNSSRATGVALDGLVPAETERDTVMAVVRAAGARHAPRDVASTALGTAGLHLFRYFPGTTEQIVDLRIGLLLAGGAFADAEIARGLHARHGSPVPQPTAS
- a CDS encoding AurF N-oxygenase family protein — its product is MTAEITAKPKITDREDIAKRLLRGSAKASFDPLVEIDWDAPVDPDMWAIRPERISIYGTPLWDSLSEEKRKELSRLEVASVATIGIWFETILMQMLVRHAYRNDPTTLHVQYAYTEIADECRHTVMFAKMVEKLGWHTHRLDPVAYHLGRLFKAIAHGPLIFAGALFVEEVLDQLQREAIPDEQILPLVRSVARIHVTEEARHMRYAREEFQRDWVRRGALNKAYSKVVLGLVTYYSATRLINPKVYEQVGLDPREAYRAAHANPHWTDTKTWAARKVVGTLDTAGAITGLGRYFWRKAGLLGR
- a CDS encoding flavin-containing monooxygenase, coding for MTDAPPHFRVAIIGSGFAGLGMAVRLKQAGLRDPRDFVVLERADDVGGTWRDNSYPGAACDVPSHLYSFSFAPNPTWSRTFSPQPEIFAYIKRVAGEYGIHRHVRYGHEVLSAHWDPAGNRWRIETSRGPFTAQFLVSGAGPLADPALPDIKGIDTFEGRMFHSADWDHGHDLTGRRVAVIGTGASAIQFVPRIQPEVGRLSLFQRTAPWVMFRHDRDITRAEGWLYRNLPLTQQIARKSIYWGRETYILGFAKNPRLLSVVERLGRANIARSIKDPALRAKVTPDFRAGCKRILMSNDYYPALAQPNVDVVTDGIAEIRPDSVVTRDAAGRETEHRVDTIILGTGFHVTDPPVAHRIFNSEGRSLADHWGSNVQAFRGTTIAGFPNAFILAGPNTGLGHTSQVFMIEAQIRYTLQALKYLCRQGLDRLEVRPEAQRSYNEMVARSMEGTVWVTGGCDSWYLNEEGRNTTLWPTFTWDFALRTRWFDPHNYDLRVDRGARAAA
- a CDS encoding DUF4873 domain-containing protein gives rise to the protein MSGFDDDEEEYRGEVSLVPLGGDGAPSAEPITARCHVAGHFSPLTGDYRWSGRLSPSPEVTAAYENGVRTVLIRTPDGHEGVAALAEPNLWGGHPVSGSGTPPYPVPQIDLSDLLD
- a CDS encoding alpha/beta fold hydrolase, producing the protein MAIRHLGPARETRVVSDDGTELHVEVRGPASGPTVVFSHCWATSLASWGPVVRLLDEDLRVVLYDQRGHGRTPVPLTPAGYGEEKLADDLCAVLAATVPDGERAVVAGHSMGGMTVMAAGDREVFREKAAAVLLTNTGCTQLTGRTTAIPLPKVLGRSAAAAFTLRAPLPLGPRNPATTAALKFIAMSPGADPRMVRLCARMVHACNPVARGRWGDMMNRLDLDATVRAISAPTVVVAGAEDRMTPPWHAHHIASLVQDCAEVVEVPGAGHMGPLEFPDVLADRVGKLAANHLGASPAR
- a CDS encoding four-carbon acid sugar kinase family protein gives rise to the protein MAQVLVVADDLTGANATGARFARTGMRVATVTPEHVSRVAGDYDVVVANLDSRHVPAEQAVDLIADVVEAVWPVGLVVKRTDSTLRGNVGAELEAAYREVRERVPAGTRVRVLLAPAFPGSGRTTENGVQLLNGVPLQDTELAHDPLHPMTTGAVADIVAAQSGLAVRHVPVRQVTQSMLTAELLAGDEPVVLCDATSEQHLTDIAEAAAAAHHDDGTVWVSVDPGPTGALLAYALRLRGQAGTRGPLLGVVASTTDLTRRQLATVARTGAVRFVDLDAVAFADPDGDHADEVAAELTEKLLASGFPDVCVLRVVTTSERVRALPGRVRAELPVRIARLVADTVQEIADSTGAHALPSGLYLTGGDLVSGLFDELGVHAFDVGGEVVPLAVHGHITGGPLDGTPVVAKGGLVGDDITLVECLAKLRRAVQARLHQVHSEVSEHVVPTLVHDPA
- a CDS encoding MFS transporter, which produces MPSPQTTDRTARGPGASAHPLAVPALAVTGVLVVGQLYAVLPVLGPVAADWDTDRSTAAWAVTAFAVAYAAGFLAWGPAADRYGPRRVILLGAPATALLTAALPLAPDAVSGLALRALQGLAAASFAPAAFGYVAARVPAHRRVTAITWLTSSFLASAVIGQLAAQAVGQAAGWRWVFFAGALCLAAAALLLRFALAPDEAPADTAAGAPGGIPALLRTPGLPVLYGATATVLLGLVAVYGGLELAGPDGPAPDPGALLALRAGALPAMFAVPLLSGVLARSAPEARICASLAGAALTAALLAPFADAGPLAVGVLLAVLAGCVAVAAPALVQAVGARAGRARATATALYTFALFVGAGAGPQLAAALSGRGFAAVALGAAAALALGCALSLALLRRPRRGE
- a CDS encoding TetR/AcrR family transcriptional regulator, with the translated sequence MRNADRTENTRALLLRAAREEFAAHGIAGARVDRIAERAGVNKQRIYAHFGDKEQLFRHVVADALDELSRAVTLTDDADPGEYVARVFDYHRARPELLRLFLWEALHYGDSPLPGEEERARLYDAKTASLSEALGGGVPEAEVRLILLTLIGMAAWPQITPQLARLVLGGGGSGPDPERLRDHLVRFTRDAVSAPRNDPPDAP